The Biomphalaria glabrata chromosome 15, xgBioGlab47.1, whole genome shotgun sequence region gattgcgcagggcctagtctgggtagagataaggataataagtgaaaattaagatattAGAAgctaaattcgtctttgcattttattcattccttACAAAGTACacaaatcactgtcaaattaactttacgagtcatctacagtagatagtagttttccaacaaaaagacGATagcattcagatctgccttttagattttctatcgactagcaaaatatcgatttttttaaagaggtcgacatagatttagatctatatttgtatgccagtaactattaaagtaaattaattatttgaaacttcttgttttggttaaaattcgccttattagcacttattattacatttttattaaatgaaagctgacaatgtcgttttttttatcgcgagtagTATTGGCgttttccttattgaatgacaccccgataTGATAATTGtgtcagttttcagaagattttaataatttcaggagattttcatgactttttcgtatattttgcaatttgagGTAAATTCCAGGAACCCGTTAATGATAAGTtaacattgtttaatttaataatttacacctagaatttacgcggggcctatgaaatttctagggcccactgcggccgcataggttgtgAATTGGCCTAAGACCAGCCCTGTAAATAGTCATCAGCTTTTTACATCTTACAACAAAGTATTTATACGGATCTGCACTGGTCACTTCGCAGAGAACAAGGACTTTCtagatcattttttaaaagtcacttGGTCAGTGGCCTTGTAGTGTCTTCTGTTTCGGCTCGTTTCGACAGTTGGTCCACATAGCTGGAGTCTCCGTTCTCAATCCATAGGAGGTGACAGGGGGGGGTGAGGGAGGAGGGTAGGCACGTAAACATAGACACGTGACAAATCAGACTGTGTGTAGATAGACTTCAATGTTCCCAaccagacagattgagtgtgtgtgtgtgtgtgtgttatgggTTTGATTgattgagaaaaagagagagagagggagagagagagagagaagaagaaagagagagagactgagagaggcGACATTGAGTTCTTTACGTACGTAAAGGTCAAACCAATGTAAATTTCTCGCAAGGAAATTTAGTTCAATGTTCATTGCCAGCATAGTCTCAAATTAAGCCAATATTCTTGGCTTGCAATACTTAACGTTGTTTTTGGCTTAGAGTTAAGCCCAGATGTCATTGCATACGTGGACTAAAATTAAGACTTAAGTTAATAGCATGCATAATATGTCAGGACTAAACATACATCCGTGTTGAAATGAACTAGTGAGCATTACAGTGTTCAATACTTATATGTTAGGTAAAATggacatttgtaaaaaaaaaaaaaaacataacaagaaaaacaaaataaaaaaacattaaaaaacaacaacgaagcttatattaagtgtcattgtatcaattactaTGGGTCAGTCATTTAATTATATGTACTAGTCCAATAGTCGActcatacgccgctattttgcagggccagccttagggcactgaaacctatgcgaccgcgatggcccccgcactttcatagggcccgccctaattctaggtgtacattattaaatcaaaccattttataactaataacagatttcccgcggactcctaatttaccaggagctcctggaaatctcttgaaattgcaaaatatacgaaaaagttctggaaatcttcagaaattaataaaatcttttgaaaacttatacaaatctcctgaaatatatagacaaattgtcattttggggtgtcttTCAATACGGAAAATGTCAATCCTACGcacgattaaaaaaaacgtcattatacaatacccgtaattgtggaatctggtgaaagaagcttctcgcgcatCAAACTAacgaagaattacttgaggtcaacaattctcgtagatagattgaaacatttggtaattcttgctattgagcgtgatctatgtaggaaatagaatttttatgatattctgtatggcttcgctacacgcaaggctcattaaagtaattctgtacatagtaaagaatgaataaaatgaaaagacaaatttattttctaatacaaattcttaattttcacttattatccgtatctctacccaaacttggccccacgaaatccgtttcgcatagggatccacaatggttaagtccggccctgttatttagtgacgggtgaatattacctgttcccccccccccttttttttttcgccgctaaagttacgtaggataactctagtccgacttgcagaaataaaagagtgatctttccatgacttcttggttgGTGTCGGGAatggttgagccatgaagagaattatatatatagagatgatgactgacctagacataataaatctgggtgataagaaatatttttaccaactatttttgtttaactttagctttctcaatgcgctactATCCtctcacttgtctggacctgaTGTGAAAGGAggagggaagaagagggtatctttgtaaatgtttagtatgatcgttttttaaaatgcgtaaaaaaaaaattctctcagggctcaagagtcctcaaggggactaattcaacgtataccaccacaccagtcaagtacgatttctttcccttgttcaagatacaaaacaaaatagttagttaccaatagttaattagctaattggttactttgttaaattgattcttgtgttgtcaggtaaaagaaataattgtgcaaaatttcagcttgatccgagattgggtgtgtacaaactttttaccatacagacagacagatagagttgatataagctttgtgcaaaataaaataaatgtaattcaCTATTTTTTCCATACTCGTTTTTAAGATAttccacgttttttttttttgaaaataggTCATTACATCTCCGAGTCGGGTCAGCCAGAGGGAAAGCACACACTAGGGTGTACCCTGTAATATAAAAGGAAGCCCTCATTTCTATTATTACGTACTTATGGGGCGATTATTGCCGTCGACTTCACGTGAAGTGACCAGAATTAAGCCCCCCTTACAGTTCCGTGCTGAGTATTAAAGGTATCGATTACACATATGTCTTCTTCCTCGATAGCGATACACGCACGGTAACTCTTCGCTGTGTATTTTGAATGAGATCTTCGTGTGACTAAAAGAAGTCATTTTCACTGATATATAAAAACTTGAATACTGCTCTAATGTTTTCTCTTATCGTTTTTGTTTACAGGTGCtgctatgggggggggggcgggggctGCATATCCGCCCTTAACGTTCCCAAACCAATTAAAAGAGAAGCGCCACGGAACCAGCAGAGCTCTCCAGAAATGACTTGCCACAAGAAAAATCGATACGAGAAAAACTCCGATGCTGTTTTTCCCCCACCACTCTGGCTTATTTTGATAATCTAGAATAGCTGTATCTGAGAGTCTTGCCTGCACTACATCTATATTCAGATCATCGTTTAAGAAGTCAGATCCGATAGTGAGTGTATTTTAATCGAGTTAtttcaaagtctttttttttttcgtcaaaaaataaaacaaaacaaaagtagtCAAATATGGCTGCTTTTGTGATACACGTGATTTTTAAGACTAGCAGAAACAAAAGTTGAactgtttaaagaaaaaaagaaacgaaacattgaaaatatggcACAAAAATAGCTGAACATTGTTCATGGATCATATTCTAATTAACGAGAGATATTGTGTGTCTATTCTCGTCTAGAAACAAACTCAACGATCTGATATTCCATATTTAGTTTCGTTTAATTATTGCGCAATTTGGAATTCtataaggaaaaagaaaaacaggaaGTGATTCTATATATTCCAACTTTCATTGTGTGTAAGTCATCTTTATAGCCACGGAAAATCCCGTTACACGTttgatgtcctttgtgtttagATTTAAGCAATAGTTCATAATGAGATTTGTTTCATCTATTGACAATGAAAAATGCATTTCATAATTAGTCCGTTAGTCAGTAACCATTCTCCAAACTATAGTTAATAAAAACACAGATATGTAGCCTCCATAGACAGTTGGATAAACAGAATGTGTATACTGGTAAAAACACGTATAGACAAAGATAGGTAGATAGCTCgataagtagatagataggtagcaAACTGATAtttagatagaaagaaagagatataatttaatattaacaaaaacaactatACACCGCCTAACACCGCGAGCTTTTTGGCGTACCGGTGTACAGAATAGAGGAAGTGCTGCTAagctagttgttttttaaaaggtatatgATCAATTTTGTGCACATTTAAGCACtgcagaatctttttttttttaaagttattccGTTTATAGCACACGTTATTTAAATTCCATTGTGATTCTGATTTTTTTACAGTTAGACATAAAACTTAATGTAAACCTCAACTAATTAGTGGTAATAAATGAGATTTAATACAAAGATCAACAGTCACGCATTAAGATATTGTCAAAATGAAAGCTCAATTCATTTTGATTTAGTTGGCAGTAGCGGATTTAAATTTAGCGTCTCTGACAATGTTTAGtttaacatgaaaaaaaaaaaaggtttctctACAGTAGCTAGACTCGGTATAGGACATATTCAATAAATGgagattaattaatttatatatgttcCTATTTATCACATTACAATAAatctatttgtttcaaaatcCTCTAAATGATGTATTCAAACTCTAATTTTCATAATCTTTtgtacagtttaaaaaaaaaagatattttttcgattcaaatctatttctaaaattatatttgCCAAAATTTGCatacattttcataaaaaaattatatataatgaaGGCATCAACTAATAGGAAACaattataataaagaaaaaaaaaactattactaTCTCAGGTTTTGCTGAATTATTCATAAAATATCAGTCTGTGTGACAACTAACAATGTCCGGAAGTAACTCCACGAGTAACACCTTAAGCCCTTTTGACCTTAACGGTTTGGGCATGGGGTTCGGTCTTTACCGGCCCAGGCGTCCCAGCTACACGTTCGCAACCAAGTACAACCGCCAAAGGAGTGAGAGCTATCGCTACGCCACCCGTAGAGAGAACCCAGAGTCCACATCGGAAGCCAGCAACGGCGAAGACTTTATAGAGGGTGTGCTACGCAACAAAACGAGGCGGAACAACTTGGTGGCCACGGCGACGCCGCTGCGACTCGACGAGCAAGGGTCACCCCCGAAAGTCGGGGTCGTGCTGTCGGATGATGACCAGGTGGCCCCTGCCAAGGTGGACCACGAAGAGGACCTTTACGTGGCAGAAGACCTCCACCGCTCTCTTCATTCCACTTCCAAGCGAGACGTCTCGCTCAACTCTCTAAACAACCACGGCCACCTGACCTTGCAGTACTCCAGCAGTGACGATGACACCTGCACCCAAATTAATATAAACGACAATCACAAATGCTCCGCCCACCGCGAGCTGTCCGCCAATCATTCCGCCACTTCTGCAGCGCGTAAAATGAAGCGCAGCAAAAGTCGCGAAGACTCCCTGGAGCAGACGAAGCCCCTGGCCCAGACCAAGACATCGCAAGGGAAGTCTGCCGGAAGTGAACAGTCCCAGAACGCAATTCCCGCCGTTTCCTTCAACAAAAATCTAATCATTTTGTGCATtagtttcattttaattttctcCTCGTTTCGCGCCATTCAGAACCTTCAATCTTCAATCAATACTGAAAATAATCTCGGGATTTTGACTATGATGGTTGTTCATTTGTCTATGAGTCTCGCATGTTTCCTCGCCCCCATTATCGTCAACATTTTCACTGCCAAATGGGGGCTTTGCATTGGAATCCTTTGTTTCTTAATCTGGTTTGGCGCCAATTTCCATCCTACTTTTTACACCCTCGTTCCCACCTCTTTGCTGGTCGGGTTCGGGCAGGGTATTCTCTGGAACGCTGAGAGCTCTTACATTTTGAAGCTAGCCTTCGACTCGTCTAAGGTCACCAGAGGTCACCTGGATCGCGAGATGTTTCGTTTTCACGGGATCTTTCTC contains the following coding sequences:
- the LOC106079155 gene encoding protein unc-93 homolog A-like; protein product: MSGSNSTSNTLSPFDLNGLGMGFGLYRPRRPSYTFATKYNRQRSESYRYATRRENPESTSEASNGEDFIEGVLRNKTRRNNLVATATPLRLDEQGSPPKVGVVLSDDDQVAPAKVDHEEDLYVAEDLHRSLHSTSKRDVSLNSLNNHGHLTLQYSSSDDDTCTQININDNHKCSAHRELSANHSATSAARKMKRSKSREDSLEQTKPLAQTKTSQGKSAGSEQSQNAIPAVSFNKNLIILCISFILIFSSFRAIQNLQSSINTENNLGILTMMVVHLSMSLACFLAPIIVNIFTAKWGLCIGILCFLIWFGANFHPTFYTLVPTSLLVGFGQGILWNAESSYILKLAFDSSKVTRGHLDREMFRFHGIFLACFQTTHIWGNLISSLVLSQKSNEILEAVAAPPVEFSASLDYEGVLSNESIDQSTVVVVQSACGALNRCRAPVNIFLNTPPDQKVLSSVLWKLMTSYLVLGVVSFGCIFLLLDRIGARSDPDKSPKQIIEQHVSQLVRHPTLRLLIPLLMFNGMQQGFIYSDYNQYFVTCSLGVNYVGYCMITLGGSTVLGAIFVAIFSHKIPREVVLGFGGIVHIALMIGYLIWIPEPKPALFFILAAAWGVCDSVWQTQCNTLICLTCTDAPDVAFTNHRLVQSLGLAFMFGSGTYICVSTKLYILMTLLVIAIMFYVLAEYRLRNHEDEVFEES